The following nucleotide sequence is from Anabaena sphaerica FACHB-251.
TGATTGGGGTAGAACAGTTGGGAGATATTGCTTGTCACACTGGGGAGCGTAGTTGTTTTCATCAAGTAGATGGGAAAGTAACACCACCACCAGCGGATATGTTATCTCAGCTTTTTCAGGTGATATGCGATCGCCGTGATCATCCTAATGATAGTTCTTATACCTGTCAGTTGTTGGCAGGTGGTGATAATAAAATTTTAAAAAAGATTGGTGAGGAAAGCGCCGAGGTAGTTATGGCGTGCAAAGATGATGATGCTGATGCGATCGCTGGCGAAGTTGCTGACCTCTTCTATCATACCCTCGTCGCTCTGGCACATCATCAAGTTGATTTAAAAGCTGTTTATCGCAAATTGCAAGAACGCAGGAAATAGGCAAGGGAGCAGGGGAGCAGGGGAGCAGGGGAGAAATAATTTATCTTTCTTTTGCTATTCCCTGTCACCTGTCACCTAAAAAGTAAAGGTAGTACGGAGTACACCTACAGCTGTCGTGCGGTTGGTGCTGTCTCCTTCCGGGTTGAACAGGACAAATGCACCAGGAGTAATGCTCACATTGTCATTAATCCGAAAACGGTAATAACCTTCTAGATGATAAGGTGTGGCTCTAACTGATGGTGCAACTGACGCACTACTATAAAGAGGCTGTCCAAAAATCAAACCTGCTGTATTACCTTTTTGTAGCAAATCCTTGAGATGCAAACCTACCATCCAACTGGTGAAAGTTGTGGAAGCGTCAAAATTGTTGGAGGAGTCATCAACAAACATTGCTGCACCATAACCAGATAAAGCTACTTGCGGGGAAAACCGCCAGGTTAAAGTTCCACCAACGGAGTTAATTTTTACAGGTGTGTCCAATGGAACACCAGGTAAAGCCCCAGTATCATGACTGGTTAAACCAGTACCTAAAATATTAATCTGGTGATAACTATTGGCGTAGTTTAATCCCACATCTATAGCTTTGGTGGGTTTAAAAGTTAATTGGGTTGCAATGACACTACTACCATTAAATACACCAGCGCCTAGAGGTGTACCTGGAAAACCTTGGTTTTGAGGAAGGTTGGCATTAACACTACCATACAAAGCTCTTAAATCCAGCTTTGGTGAAAAACTATAAATAAAACCGGCCGCAGATGCTAAACCAGAACCGGAAGTACCACCAGAAACACGAAGAACAGGGTTTAAGTTACCAAAACGAGAAATAGATTCTTGTCCTTCTCCATAAAAGGGAGTGATAGCCGGAAAAGCATCGGAAACTTCCGCCGCAGTTCCCGCAAACAAGGTTAATTTTTCGGCTACAGGGAAGATATACAGCAGTTTATAAAGTTCTACTGAGTTTGCACCCACCCCAGATAAAGTTTTTACATCAAGACCAGGAAATTGGGGTTCAAAGCCGGTTCGCGCACTACTATCACTCAATCCTGATGGGGATAATCCCAAACTATTCTGGAGACTACCAGCACCACCTAAGAAATTATGAGCTTGTAACCCGGTAATGAGTAAGTCTTTACCTGTAAAACTGGTGGTGAGGTTTAAACGGACTCTGTTAGTGAGAATGATATTTGGATCTGATCCGGTAGTACCACCTCTAGCACCGATAGCGGCAATAATGGCTTCACCACTCAATTTGGTTGTGGTGGAAAACTGATTTGCTTCTAATTCTGCTGTGCGTGCCTCTACTGCATCAACTCTACCTCTGAGTGTTGCCAGTTCGGCTGAAAATTCTTCTTGCAGTTTTTGCAGAGTAGCTAAATCTTGTTTTGTGAATGGCTCCCCTGTACTGGTAATTAATTCGTTAACTCTGTCTAAACAAGCATTTAAACCAGCAGCGAATTCATAGCGAGTCAACGCACGGTTGCCACGATATGTACCATTTGGATACCCGGCAATACAGCCGTGTTGCTCGATTAAAGACTGTAATGCACGAAAAGCCCAATCTGTAGGCTGTACATCTGAAAGTTGGGATACAGATGTTACTTGTTCTATCGCCTCTGATGCTAGGACTAGGGGTGATGATGTGGATAAATCAGCACTTTGTTGTTTTTGATTGCCAGTAGGTGAATCTTGTTGGGGGCTATTAACAGCCATAGCCTGTATAGGCAAAAATCCAGAAAGTAAGCAGAGTAAACCTACTCTACCAAAATTCGGTAAATTTACTTTCATTGTGACTCCTCACAGCTAAATTTTTATTGCATATTTCGTTTCCAGAGCTAGGATGGCTCTAGTCTTGCCACAATCAGAAATGGGTGCATCAAGTAAATTTTATGGCATAGTTATAATTACTGGTTAAAAAGTTGTTATCAGTATATTTGGTAGTTAGATTAAATAATATTTATATAAAATTTGATACAAAGCATTGTTAAGAATTTTTATACCTGTTTTTAAACAAATAATATTAAGTTTTACTAAATTTAAAGTGATATTAATACGACAAGGGTTTTTGGGTTCTAGGCCCCACTGAAAATTTTTCCTTTGAAAAACCCAGTTCCCATAGGCTTTTAGGGCTTGATTTTGGACAAAATTGTTACTAAACCTTGATATTTTTGTAATTCTTATCATTAGCTGCAATTATCCTCCTGGATTCCACAGAGTTTCCACAGGAATTTTACTAGTTTTCCACAGATGCTCTACGAACTAATCAAGTCTTGCTGGCTTACTGGGGATTTTTTGTTTTCATCACTGAACGACATCACAAACTGAGTTTTTATTAAGTTAAGTAACAAAAATATGTTTATAACCCTTATTGTTTCGTGAGTATTTATTTTTTCTATGCTAATTTTTAACATTTCGCAGCATTGACAAACCCACCCCCTCTGAGCGCACAATGATTCGGCTTGCTTTTTTAGTCCGTTCGAGGATGAGCATCAATTTTGCACTGTTACCTCAGAACCCCGTGCAGTATTGGGGCTGGCAATTAATTGTATGCACAGCAAGCAACATCTCTTGATAGACCATATAGAAGGGAAATCTTATGAACACAACCGTTAGTATCTTTACAGTGATTCCCGAACCACTCCACGAATCCCTAACAAACTACCTAGAAACTCATCCTGATTGGGATCAAACCCGCGTATTGACTGCGGCGCTATCGCTGTTTTTGCTCCAAAATGGAGATAGCGATCGCCACGCTGCTCGTATCTATTTAGAAACTTTGTTTCATCAGTGCTGAGTATAAATCATTAGGAAATGGGGAGATGGGGCGATAGGGAGATAGTGAGATGAGGACGGGAGCAAAAATTCTTACCCTACACCCCAAACCCTACACCCTACACACCATACCCTAATCCCTACACCCGGTCTTCTTGTGGATTAGTAGTACATTCAAACTTGTAACCTACACCGCGTACAGTCTGAATTAATGCTGGCTGACTAGCATCAATTTCAATCTTTTTGCGAATTTGACCGATGTGAACATCTACAACCCGTTGGTCTCCTACATATTCATAGTCCCAAACCTCTTGTATAAGCTCTGCTCGCCGCCAAACTCGACCTGGATGACTGGCTAAAAAATGCAACAAATCAAATTCTAAAGCTGTCAATGGTACTGGTTGGTCGTTAAGTGCTACTTCCCTCCGTACCGGATCAATCATGAGCTTTTCAAAAATGAGGCGTTTTTGTTCGGCGGTGGTGACAACCCGCTGTCGCCTCAAAATTGCTGCTACTCTGACTTCTAGCTCTCCCAGCCCAAATGGCTTGGTGAGATAGTCATCAGCACCTTTAGAAAAACCGCGAATTTTGTCGGCTTCGTCAGTACGACTAGTGAGCATAAGCACAAACACACCATTTCGGCTTTGCATTTCTTGGCACAGGTTAAAGCCGATGGCATCTGGTAAATTTACATCTAGAATTACCAAG
It contains:
- the hisIE gene encoding bifunctional phosphoribosyl-AMP cyclohydrolase/phosphoribosyl-ATP diphosphatase HisIE; the encoded protein is MSSPELQSLQSAIPVEKIRYDDRGLVPAIIQDYLDGTVLMMAWMNRESLHKTLETGETCFWSRSRQEFWHKGATSGHIQKVQTIRYDCDSDALLIGVEQLGDIACHTGERSCFHQVDGKVTPPPADMLSQLFQVICDRRDHPNDSSYTCQLLAGGDNKILKKIGEESAEVVMACKDDDADAIAGEVADLFYHTLVALAHHQVDLKAVYRKLQERRK
- a CDS encoding response regulator transcription factor, coding for MAPAKILVVDDDPAVRNLIQRFLIKQNYQVEAAEDGKAALAVFEQFNPDLVILDVNLPDAIGFNLCQEMQSRNGVFVLMLTSRTDEADKIRGFSKGADDYLTKPFGLGELEVRVAAILRRQRVVTTAEQKRLIFEKLMIDPVRREVALNDQPVPLTALEFDLLHFLASHPGRVWRRAELIQEVWDYEYVGDQRVVDVHIGQIRKKIEIDASQPALIQTVRGVGYKFECTTNPQEDRV
- a CDS encoding iron uptake porin, with translation MKVNLPNFGRVGLLCLLSGFLPIQAMAVNSPQQDSPTGNQKQQSADLSTSSPLVLASEAIEQVTSVSQLSDVQPTDWAFRALQSLIEQHGCIAGYPNGTYRGNRALTRYEFAAGLNACLDRVNELITSTGEPFTKQDLATLQKLQEEFSAELATLRGRVDAVEARTAELEANQFSTTTKLSGEAIIAAIGARGGTTGSDPNIILTNRVRLNLTTSFTGKDLLITGLQAHNFLGGAGSLQNSLGLSPSGLSDSSARTGFEPQFPGLDVKTLSGVGANSVELYKLLYIFPVAEKLTLFAGTAAEVSDAFPAITPFYGEGQESISRFGNLNPVLRVSGGTSGSGLASAAGFIYSFSPKLDLRALYGSVNANLPQNQGFPGTPLGAGVFNGSSVIATQLTFKPTKAIDVGLNYANSYHQINILGTGLTSHDTGALPGVPLDTPVKINSVGGTLTWRFSPQVALSGYGAAMFVDDSSNNFDASTTFTSWMVGLHLKDLLQKGNTAGLIFGQPLYSSASVAPSVRATPYHLEGYYRFRINDNVSITPGAFVLFNPEGDSTNRTTAVGVLRTTFTF
- a CDS encoding DUF2811 domain-containing protein — encoded protein: MNTTVSIFTVIPEPLHESLTNYLETHPDWDQTRVLTAALSLFLLQNGDSDRHAARIYLETLFHQC